The Salarias fasciatus chromosome 12, fSalaFa1.1, whole genome shotgun sequence DNA segment TGCACTGTACATCTGTCCACGGtgtttgtgacatttttcttCTTGCATAAACTACTAGGCAAATGCTGTTCTGCCGAGTGACCTTGGGGAAGTCCTTCCTACAGTTCAGTGCCATGAAGATGGCTCACGCCCCCCCAGGACACCATTCAGTCATCGGGCGGCCCAGCGTTAACGGCCTGGCCTATGCTGAGTACGTCATCTACAGAGGAGAGCAGGTAAATCCAGGCAGCACTTCATTTGAATGTTTGCCAGCATATTGGCTGGATTTCAGAATGAACATGAACAGAAGCAAATGTGAAATAAGAgcacaggaaaacagaaaggCCACTGTTTAAATTGCTGAATCGTGGTTTCATGTGCCTCCTGGAGCCTGAGAATTAAGACCGTCTTGATGCATTTTCCCCCAGGCCTACCCGGAGTACCTCATCACCTACCAGATCCTTAAGCCGGAGAGTGCAGCCCAGTCTGCTGCGGGAGCGGAACAGAAGTCGTAGTTACTTCAGCTTACACAATCTGACACACGGACTTGATGCTCGTTACTTTCTTTGTATTGCAAATGCCTAAACACCTTTTATTTACCAAACACATTTCCAGTCCTCTGTCCAGTAGAACCCATGGTGACCAGTGCTTCATGAGCATATATGCTGTATAATACTCTCTTAGTCCTGGTGATGACACACTTTATTTTGTATTGCATTGGTTGCATGTTAAGAAGCATGTGAGGCCCAATAGCGTGCGTGGGTTAGTTTTTGAGtatctctcctccctctcttcatcGATCTGGAGGACGCTTGTAGAGACTTTGAAGTATCAGCATTAACAGTTTGACACTGTTTTGTTGTCTCATGTCATGTGACCGTGGAGAATCACCCCCAGCCCCTCATCCTCCCACCTCCACACAGACCGCCGAGGCCCGAAACCTGCAGACTGCATCTCCCCGGCTGTGTTTGGGTTCATCTTGTATAGAACAGCCTGTGATAACTGTGATTTTAATGCTAACCTGTAACACTACCAGACTGGTAACAGTGCATTGTTGCTATGCTGTAGATCAGACCTCCTCTTTAGTCACAGAACACTacaaaacactgaactgaaatggTTTTTAGTAGTCTATCGGGGGCTGAACATGCTCGAGAGAGAAGGGGCTCTCAGTAAATTCACAAACTCGGACTCTTTCATCCACATTAACACATTTGCATTTGAGAGGATGCGTGCTCAGCAGTGCAATGTAAGGCATCAAAATTACTCAAGATGAAGTTGTACATTAAAAGCATTATAATATATGACTGAGCTTCATGATGTAGAGCTGGTATAtatgttgaaatgtgtttgtgatgcCTTACACGTGAACGCCCCACAGCCGGCCAGCTCATCACAGCATCCTTTCCGTCGCCATGGTGTCACTCACACATCCCACGCATAAGGATTTGCACTTTTACATAGAAACCTATTTAAgttattttgaaattaaaatgctaATTTGCTGAAAAAATATTTGTACAGGTTGTGTAAATGGTTGTGTATAACTATTGCTGTTTAACAGTCTCTGCGTTAAACTGTAAATGTCATCTGAATTTTTCCTTTCATGccttttgattcttttttttttttttttaataaatgtccCATTAACaactatttttgtattgatgtCTGAGGTTCTTGATGTGACTTGATAAACAGGAAGGCGTGTCTGTGTggttgtcctgtgatggactggtggcaTGACTCCAGCGATCCCGCACAGGATTACAACATATAAAGAAAGATCATGGGAAAAGTCAAAAGGCATATCTAAGGATAAAAACAACTGAAGTGATATAGAAATACTGCAAAACTAATCAAAAATCGAGAAAACGACACACCAGATGGCCTTGTTTTAATGccataaagtgaaaaaaatgaatgctaAATTTTACAGTGGTGGTCTAAAGGATATGGGATGaggagtttgcaggtttgattcaaACAGCGGTGACCACTGTGTCTCCCTGCGCATGGTCCTCGACCCCCAACAGAGGCTGATGGGAATGTCCTCAAGGAGATTAATAAGTATGATTAATTAGGTTAAAAACATAATGTTTCCTTTCTTTATCCACCAGTTTCTGAAGTAAACCTCAAACCAAATACTGCAAAATCCTGTCAGGGCTACCTCACATTAAATATATTATAAAGTCAACTCTTCAGCGGACTTTTATCATCCATTGTTCGCTGTATTGTCATTGTTAgcagtgtttttattatttgtttggtCTTCCTTCCTCGCGGAGCCCCACTTCCGCCCAAAAGACGTCATCGCGTCACGTGACTGCTCCGGTGCGTCACATGTTGACGGAAGTAGTCTAGTTTtgtatatttcattttcattagaAAGAAACATGTCTCATTGTTCTTTGTATTCATAATTCAATAATGTTTGAACCGTGAATTTAGTAGATAATTTGAGAGTTTTATCGTGTTTTTTTCGGCTGTCGCGGCGCACACACTGGAATGCTGAGCTGCAGACATGCTTTGGAGAACTTTTTCTCTCTTAGTTTTCCTCCTGAGGATCTCTCAGACTTCAGGTGCTTCTTATGTAGTCTCTGTTGATGCAGGAACAGCGAGAGGAGATCTAAAACACTTCTGGAGAAGCACTGGTTTCTGGtaggtaaaaacaaaacaaacaaaaaaacagtgggagtcatgagacagattttttttgtgatttaaaGTATTATGTTTCTGCATATTGCTTTAACATATTGCAAAATTTGAGATTCTTGGCATGTCTCCAAGATGTGACAGCTGAAATCAGGGCTGGTTCAAAAACAGAGAGTCCCAGGTGTTAACAGCTGACATCTTGAAGCTTCAGTATACTTTGTTATAAAGACTGATTAGACTTTATTTTATTGTCCGTCcagccctcccctccctcacacCCAGGCCCACCTGTATGACCTGAGCACCGACCAGCAGCTGAATCTGGCCTATGTGGGCTCGGTGCCCCATGGGGGCATCCAGCAGGTCAGGATTCACTGGATGCTGGAGTTAGTCTCTGCACAGTAAGTCACTGCAACACCTCACACTTCACCTGTTCAcctgaaaaaaacactttttttgttttttaatttgaaagatgACAGACTGAGAATCAGTCAGTGggcttgtttcatttttaaactgGTCCTGATTTTATTGTTACAGAGATGTTGGAGGACAACCTCAGTATAACTTCACTAAACTCGACCAGCTGATTGAACTGTTATGGATTAATGGACTTCGACCAGGTGCTGCACCACAGTCACattattgttttctgcattATTAAATTCATATGAATCTTTTTTGATTCATTATTTTAATCACCACATTTATACCATTACAGATTGCTGctgatttttttgtaatttagtCACAGTGGAGCGCCTCCTCTGATAATTTCATTAAAGTTTCAGGCAGAGTTCATTCAGCAGCCAAATTGTGCTTAACTACATTTATGAAAAAGTTTCTCTGTGCTATTTTTAGGTTTCGAACTGATGGGCAGTGTCTCCAACTACTTCACTGATCTTGAGGATAAATTACAAGTGATCAAGTGGAAACAATTAATTTATCTCATCGCCAAGAGGTACATTGGTGAGTGAATGTCTATACTTAATGTCATTTACTGTGAATTGGAAACTGAAATATGAAAGCAACTGTAAGAATTGTAAATGAAATGTAGACTGAGTTTGTGGGTCTGGTGTGATAATAGCTGCTTTGGCATGAATTCCTCCCTGCCTTTCCAACtataagaataataatagtaattttaataataacaatgtGTACTAGTATGTAAAAATATTAGAACTACATCTCATATGTTCATATAGTCCAGCTCACAAAgtgcagaaagacaaaaacaaaactatgtTTTAAAGTTAAATAAAGTTTCAGATTATTAATGCATCATCTTACAGTTAAcatatgtttgtttgttgtttaaatCTAATTTCTAGATAAATATGGTCTTGGAGCTGTTGCTCAGTGGAACTTTGAAACCTGGAATGAGCCCAACAACCACGACTTTGACAACGTCACCATGTCAATTCAAGGTAACCCCATCATCCAGATTGAATTTCACCTGGACTTTATGAGGGAATACCCATTTGTTTCCGTGGTTTGTCTCTTTTTTGTAAAAGGTATCAttaaaatgtgtcatttgataAATAATCAGTGTAAATACATAGACTTTTTATCAAGGGCACACATAAAAATACTTAGACCACCTGCGCCAAACCTCTGCTTCCCCATGCGGTCTAAGCTTGAACGCAGATGGACGGAGTTATTATCTAAAGTCTTTACAGCAATGTCCACATGTGAAAGTGTTATTTTCTAGCAGTTAAGGTTTGTCAGCTGATGgtaaggtgattttttttttttttaattcacttcatAACATTTTGCAGATTGAATTTTCCGAGATGAAATAACACTGAAACATATATCTCTTAGGATTTTTGAACTACTACGATGCCTGTTCAGAGGGCCTGCGAGCTGCCAGCGGTCTCCTGACGTTTGGAGGTCCGGGAGACTCCTGTCATTCCCCCCCACACTCCCCGTACTGCtgggctctgctgcagcactgTCACAACGGCACCAACTTCTTCACCGGGGAGACTGGAGTCAGGATCGACTACATCGCTCTGCACAAGAAGGTGGGTCACTCCGAGTTTAAACATTCAATTTGGTGCTttatgtttcctgtttcctgtttctgccCGTCGTCCTCTGGGATGGGCTGCAGCCTCCCATGGCCCCGGCTTGAATTGTTCACTTTGTGTTTGCGTCTTTCAGGGAGGAGGATACTCTTTGCCCATCCTCCAGCAGGAGATTCAGACTGTTGGGGAGATCCAGGAGCGTTTCCCCCGCTTCCGCAGCCTCCCTGTTTTCAACGATGAGGCTGACCCTCTGGTGGGGTGGTCCAAGCCTCAGGAGTGGAGGGCGGATGTGACGTACGCCGCCATGGTGGTGAAGGTGCGGAGAGTGAAGGTGCAGGCGGGCTGAAGGGTGCCAGTTGTGAGTTCATGTTCGTTCGCTCTCCACATGCCCTCCAACAGGTCATAAACCAGCACCAAGACCTGCTGCTGGCGAACCCAAACAGCACCATCAACTACACCCTTCTGAGCAACGACAACGCCTTCCTCAGCTACCACCCGCACGCTTTCACCCAGCGCACGCTCACCGCCCGCTTTCAGGTCAACAATACGCAGCCGCCGCACGTGCAGCTCATCAGGAAGCCCGTCCTCACCGTCATGGgcctgctggccctgctggGTAACGCTCTGCTGGTCCTTCTTTCTTCAGCAGTTCACATCCACATGAATTAGTTTGGATGTAtttcatgatttgtttttaaagtagccGCTCCGTTGTTCGTTTAAAGGAGAGACTCAGGTCGTGGCTCAGGTCCTGAACCCAGCAGGAAGcaacagcggcggcggcggcggcggcacggtGGGGGTCCTGGCCAGCGTCCACACACCTGTAAGACCCGGCGGTTCAGACAGCTGGCAGGCAGCGGTGTTAATCTACAACAGTGACGACAACAGCACATCCACAAACACCGACGACGTCACCGTCTCACTGAAAGGACTGGCTGCTCACAAAGGTCGGATTTTTTGTCATGCGTTTGGATATTTGTCGAAGAAGTATTTCTTGGATTGAGGGAAAGAGTTTTAAATGTTGGACggtgtttgtgtctgttatCCAGATCTGGTGTATGTGACGTATTACATGGACAATAATGTGAGCAGCCCGTACCAGCTGTGGCAGAGCATGAGGAGCCCCGACTTCCCCACAGCAGAGCAGTTCAGACGCCTCCGGAGTCTGCAGGTACACAGTGGAGCACTTCAACCGGACCTCCTTCTGCAGATTGCATCAATATTATCCTCGAATAAACTTGACTTGTTTTTGTGAACATCTTATGAAAGCGCATCTAAAAATGGTGCACTTCATTAAAGCATTGTTTAATATCTATAAATAGGTCAGtttttttggatgttttcttAGTGTATGTTGTGAAGAAAGCATCAGCGTGTAGCAGCTCTGACTGCACTCTGGATTTTGTTGAACTGAGTCCTGATGTGTTGTCGTGTAGGACCCTCGTACCGATGGACCCTGGGACgttcctgcaggagaagctCTTACTCTGAAGGCCACACTTCCTGTgccctctgtcctcctcgtGCATGTTTGTGCTCGACCCAAAGCCGAGCCGGATCAGGTCAGTGCCAACGCACAGTGTCATGCTTCAAGCTTCCTTTCCATCAGCTGATTCTGTCTTCATTGCCACATTTCGTTTTGGACAAATTCCACTTCTtgtattgtttcttttcttttcttccagcTGTCTGTTGGAGCTTGAAAGGATGtgccagtgtttttgttttttttttaattgtgcagATGGGTTGTGTAGAAGGTTTATGTATTATTTCCTTACTGGCTGGAAGTGGCTGAGCTGAAGATGTCCAGGAAGAATAGACGGGTTTAGAAATGAGCACTTTTAGCTCCAGTTGGATAATCTGAAAGGAACGTGAGAGAAAGGAGACGGTGTGTTCATGTGTGGTGGGGAGATTATGTGTGTTTGGAAGGAGATGCAGTGAGAGAGGACACGGAAATGGAGAGTACAGGAAGGAAATGACCTGTGACCCTTAATGAGAAGGAAATGGGTCTCCAGCGGActcctctgtcttctctctctgtccaggtGAGCTCGCTGCGCTTCATCAGGATCACGAAAGGCCAAGTCCTCGTTATCTGGTCGGACCACTGTGTCCATTCAAAGTACGTATTTATTTAACTGTGCTCCttataaattaacaaaaactgAATCAGAATTCAGAGGAAAAAGTAATCATCTTGTGATTGTGCTTTTCAGATGCATTAAGACGTTTGAAGTGGAGTTTTCCACAGACCAGAAGGATTTTAGACGAATTAACACGCAGGACACCATTTTTACCTCTTTCGTCTATTCACCAGGTAACTATCTGCGGGAAACACTGTTCCCATCCAGAAACAGTGATTTGTGGTCTGACTGCATCTTTAAATGTGTCCcgtgttgtgttgcagtgaaCGAGGAGGTCAGCGGAGAGTACAGGGTTCGAGCGCTGGACTATTGGGGACGGCCCGGCTCCTACTCGCTCCCTCAGAGGTACTCAGAACAGGAGTAGAGCCGGCTCCAGGCCTTTCTGTAGATACTGAAGACTTAATGCACATGGATCAACGTGcagatctttatttttatgtagaatttgtgaaaaaaagtgttttcctgttACAATaagaagaacacaaaaaaaaccaaaaaaaaaacacggcaTTGGTTGTATTTTAGGACTTTTTAATTCCACTCTGGATTTATAAATTTGTcgattaaatgaataaatctatATTTTTAATTCACCTCTTGGAGTGTTAACTACTCTAtgaatgtgtaaataaaattgtTGCTGTTTCTATAAATTGTGTTCAGTGATTAAAACGTTTCAAAATAGACCAAAGCTTTGTAGCTCTACCCCTTTTTGACTTTGCCTATATAATCAGAAATTATTTGCACAAGTTCTTACATCCCAAAAAACACCCCAAATTCTACTAAACTATAGTGAATAGAGTATAGACCATCTGTTACTTGGCATTCGATGAGTGAAGTCGACACggacagcagcaggtttctttacaaaatttaTTGTCACCAGTGCAGAATGTTCACACAGTGCAGATGTTTCCCCTCAGGGTGACACGTTTTGTACGGTTGGTTAGATGTTTACATTCACTGAGTCGGTCGTAGTTTCCAACAAATTTGCCTTCAGAATTACACATTAACCTTGGCAAGTTTAAATCTTTTGAGGGTCGTCGGATTGGAGTCGTCAATTAATTTGCTCCTCGTGACGTTGGGCCGTCACAAAATGATCCTAACC contains these protein-coding regions:
- the idua gene encoding alpha-L-iduronidase, coding for MLWRTFSLLVFLLRISQTSGASYVVSVDAGTARGDLKHFWRSTGFCPPLPHTQAHLYDLSTDQQLNLAYVGSVPHGGIQQVRIHWMLELVSAQDVGGQPQYNFTKLDQLIELLWINGLRPGFELMGSVSNYFTDLEDKLQVIKWKQLIYLIAKRYIDKYGLGAVAQWNFETWNEPNNHDFDNVTMSIQGFLNYYDACSEGLRAASGLLTFGGPGDSCHSPPHSPYCWALLQHCHNGTNFFTGETGVRIDYIALHKKGGGYSLPILQQEIQTVGEIQERFPRFRSLPVFNDEADPLVGWSKPQEWRADVTYAAMVVKVINQHQDLLLANPNSTINYTLLSNDNAFLSYHPHAFTQRTLTARFQVNNTQPPHVQLIRKPVLTVMGLLALLGETQVVAQVLNPAGSNSGGGGGGTVGVLASVHTPVRPGGSDSWQAAVLIYNSDDNSTSTNTDDVTVSLKGLAAHKDLVYVTYYMDNNVSSPYQLWQSMRSPDFPTAEQFRRLRSLQDPRTDGPWDVPAGEALTLKATLPVPSVLLVHVCARPKAEPDQVSSLRFIRITKGQVLVIWSDHCVHSKCIKTFEVEFSTDQKDFRRINTQDTIFTSFVYSPVNEEVSGEYRVRALDYWGRPGSYSLPQRYSEQE